ACAGCTACACGGTAAAAATAGCTTTGACAATGCCAATGAAAGAAACGTTCAAGACATAACAGTGGACTTCGATTCATTCACATGTAGCGCTGCTACAGACAGTAAGGTCTGTCAGCAAGCTGATGCAAGCCAGGTACTGGATGCAGGGAAGCTGCCTCAGGCTGTGCTCAGTTTAAGAAATGATAGTACCTGCGTCAATTAAGCAATTAAAAACAGCCCTTTGTAGGGATCATGACTGAGAGGAGCGAACAGTTGGTTTGGGCTCTTACCTAAACTAGTGGTATGCCCTGAAAGGCTACGGATGGATGGATGGCGGGTTGGATTGCAAAACCTGGCAGGTCTTCAGCATTCGTTCTTAGTCTTACTTGATATTTTCTGTGAATAGCAATCTTCCTTCAGGTTTCTGTCTGTGTCTCTACTGTGGATTATGGGGTTAattgtttcatttctctctgaTTAGGAGACTCAAGACTAACACCTTTTGAAAGACTGTTGCTGTGGGCTGCAAGTAAACCATCTGCTGTACAGTTAGAGGCCTCTCTGTGTCTGGGCAGATGGAGGAAAGAGCAAAGAGGACAAGTCTGTGAgataacctgatttttttttttttttttttaaagcactggatAACTGAAAGCACTCCATATAGTTAAACTTACCTCTTAAAATTACCTTTCTCTGATCTTACCCCTAGACCCCTACAgttgaaatgaagtatttttgtgTCACTTTTTTGCCCTTTCTAAACTATTTCAAGAAACTTCTGCTGCCAATCAATGCTATCTTAAAAGCTCTCAGGGTTTTTAAGCTTGACATGTGTTATGAAAAGATAAAACCCTAAATGATTTGGCAGGGTTAGCTGATCGTTGCATAGAACTGTTCAAAATGAGAATAAATTGCAGCTCTGGAATGTGAGAGGCCGGTGCCTGGAGTGCAAGTATGACCTATTTCTTATGCTGTCATACCTAAGATTTTTAAAGGGCACTTACCAGTGTATGTACTGAGACAAGCTAAACActtcaaaactaaaaattatCATCCATCTTCCATAAATTTTGCATCACATAAGCCACAACAGTTGTTGGTTTTAGAGCAAAGCTGGAGTggagaaatactgctttttgacACTGTGAACAGaatctgttttaaaagctgcaagGTATAACAActccatgcttttctttttttgtcgtcttttttttttttccccctttagtTCTTGTATATCTCTCCTTGGTATCTAATAAGGGCCGtgttaacttggaaaaaaaacccacaaaaaatacCTGCCATGAGAACATTAACAACATAAAGTTTTTTGATTTCTTGGACATTCAAagaatacttatttttttaagtgacctGCATAGTTCATGACCATTAGTGTTTTACAGAGCCTAGGATGAAGTATAGGTAGCACAATTTCCGTAGGTTAATATATCAGCTATTGGCTGTACTCAGCAATACCTCTTGTATACCGCCTTAAACATCAAATGTAGCGGGAATGGCATGTCAATTGGGATTCTGGGATTATACTGTATCGCTTCTCAAAAGTGCCGTGGAATTATCCGCATCCCAATCAGGCTGAAACTAATTTATCGAGGAACACCATTCCCAGTAGAACAGCACTCTTATTACATTGAAGTGTAGCATAGACTAATAATCAAATGGCTGATCCTCGGTAGAGAACTGCTGTTTGTATTTGGATTAAGTATTTCTTCCAATGCAGCTCTTTTCCACAAGGTTTGCCATGAGGCTGAGATTATGCTTCCTACCTAAAAGTAGTACTGTTTGTGTGTTTGAATGAGGGGGTGGGGGTAAAAGGCTGCTATTGTATGGTTAAAAATGCTAAACAGGTATGACCAAAGGTGTGTTAgagcaaaaaatgttttgtatgtaATTATCAAAAGTTGGTCTTGATCTTCAGATACGTGTGTGTAGAAGCCAGGATTTCCTTATGCAGATGTTACACTGATGGATGATAAAAAGCATTAATGTTGCAGAACGTTTTCAGAAATCCACATACTTTCAAGTAGAAAAGCAAGATGATTCTGTGAATCAGTTTTTGCAATTGAATTCTTAAACTACTGTACTTGACTGTTACATGAACTATTACATGGACAGCTATGAAGTAAGCAATGGAAGTGGAGTCAGGGCATTACACCTTTCAAGTTGTAGCAAATATATTTAGGCCTAAAATCTAACTATttggaacttttaaaaattattgttcaGGTTCCTGGGGCAGAAAATAGGTTTGCATGGGAAGAAAAACTGGTTTTCCTCTTAAAGCCACCCGCTTTCAGAATTGTTTTGAGCTAAAACTGACCGTGACAGTTGCATCTGACACTTGCATTCTGTCTTCAGGCAGAATCTTCTGTATTGTTCAAACATCCTGACAATATTTTATTCACTATATGGAAATAAGTTATAGCACTAACGTCAAAATGAAGATAGACATGGAGAATAAGAGCTTGCAGAGCCAGGTCAACGTGCTGTAAGGGACTAGTGAACAATCTAACCAGATACGAATATGGACATGATAAAGAAAATGGTCTTCtgccagagaaaggaagaaaactgtacAAATGCTAGAAAAAGTGGCAGCAAAATGGACAGCATTGAAAGCTTTGTCTATCTGGGAAGGTTTTTTTTGTGGAATTATGAAGCTGTAATGTTACTGTAAGGAGAATACAGCTTGTTGAAATAGCCGTGGGTGACCTGAAGCTGACATGAAGAGACAAGGGGTTtcctaagaaacaaaaaaatgattTGGTCAAGATACGTAGGTTTTCAGTCCACCCTATGCTGTGGTGATGTCAACGTCTGAGAAGGCTGAGACTGCTGGCTGTTGAGTTAAAAGGCTGCTTGTGGTCATTTGGTGAGACCATGgcagaaataaataggaaaaagcagaaatgcagaagacTGCTTGCTTCTTCAATGAAAATGGACACATCTGTTGGATGAAAAGTGACTTCTTACTAATGTCTGTGCTTTTGGCCTGGCAAAAGGGTGCAGACCAAAAGATTTATGCAGGAGATGGCTGCGTGACTCCAGAAACACTGGAGATCTAAGAGGGCAATACACTGATGGCACGGTGCAAAGTGCACTGGTGGTAGAGTTCATCTAAGATTTGCCCCTATATGGAACAGACGAGCAAAGAGTATAGAAGAggtattagaaaagaaaaatctggctAATGCTTCTTCTCTGAATTACAGATTAAAATGGAGTGAGAATTATTATAAATGGAATATACAGAGGCAGCTCGGTTATAGACTAAGATGAACTTAATTGTCCATGTATGTAAAATGTTGTCTTCATTGCAATGTTCCGATTAGTGAAAGACTAGATCCATTGGTTGTTGCTACTGATGCTGCATATTCAGATGAGGACTATGGCAGTTATCATGATCTGTGTGTTAATGTGTAGAATACTATTTGCTGGTAAGTGGATAGTCTCACAACTTAATGTGCTGTACAACTTCCTGCATATCCTAAAAATAACTGAAGtctattacaaaaatattttaatacctcCTTGAAtatgttaggatttttttttatgttggcatttttatttatttattttatatagaaGAAGATGATCTTAGAACTCTTAGGTTTACCAGAGGTTTAAGCTCAACACTTTTCTGACTGGTGGTAGCTTGTGTAGCCTGTGTTCCTGCAGCATATGgtgcagctgcacagcctccTGTATAGATCAGGGATGAGtctttccttaatttatttttcttttagaagacaTGTTTTGCAAGTTAGTAACTGATAAAATTGAAGTGTCGgtctttttcttcccctagcTTTTTGGCAAAACTTGGATAGCTGCCggtgaactttaaaaaaatcgaTTGTGTGGGGCTGATTTTGGTTCTGGAGTCGTTGGGAGGAGTACAGGCGAGGAGGGAGAATCAAAACGCGATACAAACTGAAACTGCTGAGAGAATTCTAAAGTCACGTTAAGTcttgattttgaaaaacaaaggggggaaaaatagtCGGCCCCTCCTGACTTGGTAAGGCTTGAGAAGGCAGAACGGACGTTTTTCCTTTGAGATTGTATAATCGATGGACTGAGCATTAGCTACCTCTTCAGTGACGGGCAAAAGTCTTACACTATGTATTATTACCAAAGCAGGCGGGTCAGCGGCCCTCGGAGAGTTTcctccccgccccgggcccggcccggtgGCCGGGCAGAAGTCAGCCGCTGGGCCCGGTGGCCGGTGCACCTCCCTTCCCTCGGCGCGTTCTCGCTGAcggtgcctgccccccccccccccccaacccggcggcggggcgaggaggagccccccccacccccccacccccgggcagCTGCTCTCCGAGATGCCTTACGGGGGCGGCGGCCCGGGACGCCCCGGGCCCACACGTTGCTACCTCTACCGGACGTTTAGGCGAGGCGCGCCCCGTTGCCGGTGCGGTGCGGTGTCCCCCGGCGGCAGCCGCTGTAGCAGTGCCAAGTCTTCTAATAAACGTGCTGCTAACTCTGTCTCCCGCCGCTTCTCATTTCCCGCCGCGGTAACGGCGCCCGCggagcgggggaggggggggggagagagggggggcgGTGGCGGTGCCGGAGCCGCTTCCGGCGCCGGTGCCGGAAGTGGGCGGGCGGGAGGTGGAAGCGCTTCCGGGGCGCTGCGGCACCGGCGGCGGAGCACGCACCGGCTGCAGGGaccggccgggccgcggccggtGAGTGGGGCGGGCGgcgagagagagaaagagggaggaagggagggacagCGGGGCCCCTcagccgccgcggggcggggggggggggggagcgaggcCGCGGCTGGGCCCTGCCGGCGGGGGTGGCCTGGGCTCGGCGTGACTTTCTCCGTCGGTGCCGGTGCCTTCCCCCGCAGGAACGGCGCCATGGCTGGGGACTCGGAGGTGCTGCACTTCCAGTTCGAGCAGCAGGGGGATGCCGTGCTGCAGAAGATGAACCTCCTGCGGCAGCAGAACCTCTTCTGCGACGTCTCCATTTACATCAACGACACGGAGTTCCAGGGGCACAAGGTGATCTTCGCCGCCTGCTCCACCTTCATGAGGGATCAGTTTCTGCTCAATCAGTCGAAGCAGGTGCGGATCACCATCCTGCAGAGCGCCGAGGTgggcagaaagctgctgctgtcttGTTACACCGGTGCTCTGGAAGTCAAAAAGAAGGAGCTGCTGAAATACCTCACCGCCGCGAGTTATCTCCAGATGGTTCACATTGTGGAGAAGTGTACCGAAGCTCTGTCGAAGTACTTGGAAATTGACGCTTCCATGGAGAACGGTAATCAGGCCGCAGAGAGGTGTCACTCCTCCGATGCTGAGCTGAGAAACGGGGATGAGGTTTTAGAGAAAGACTGTGAAATAATCGAGATCTCCGAAGACAGCCCGGTGAACGTAGAATACCCTGTGAAACAGGAGAAGGGGGAGATCTCGCGGCCTGCAGTGCAGAGCTTGATctcagaaaggaaggaggcaaaaaccccagaaatatCAACAGTTGAAATTGGATACAAGGACGATGAGATCTGTATCTTCAGAATGGATTCTATGAGCGTAGCGAATGTAGAAAATGATCATTTTCCTCAGCCTTGCACTTCCTCCAAAACAAATCTATATTTTCCAGAAACCCAGCACTCCTTGATAAATTCTACAGttgaaagcagaaatacagaaatgtcagGAAATCACTTTCAGGCTTTTGTCAGTGACAATCCAGAAGGAACTTCTAGTCTGATGAATGGGTTCCAGAGCCTGGATGATTCTGGCAATTCGTGGCGGCACCAGTGTCCGAAGTGTCCCAGGGGATTTCTGCATCTTGAGAACTATCTTAGACATCTAAAAATGCACAAACTCTTCCTGTGTTTGCAGTGTGGCAAAACATTTACCCAGAAAAAGAATCTCAACAGACACATCCGGGGGCACATGGGCATCCGCCCCTTCCAGTGCATGGTGTGCTTGAAGACCTTCACTGCCAAAAGTACGCTTCAGGATCACCTGAATATACACAGCGGTGACAGGCCCTACAAGTGTCATTGTTGCGACATGGACTTTAAACACAAGTCTGCTCTTAAAAAGCACTTGACTTCTGTTCATGGAAGGAGCAGCAGCGAAAAACCAAACCTGAACGCTATTACGAAAGTTAAAATAGACTATGATTAATGGATGGGTGGTTGCGGGGCCAGGCTCTGCAAAAAGCTCCTGCCGAGTGAAATTCTAGATGAAATTCTAGATACAGATCCCCGCACGACGGAGAGAAGCACAAATATGTGACTGGTGATCAAAGACAGGCCTTGCGAGCAGCAAACTTGCCTGCTGCATTAAGGTTGCTATTGCTGTAAGTGTGAGAAAGGTGTTTACTAGTTGAAAGTAAACTGCAAAATATGTGAAGTTATTTCATGCTTCTCTTCTGTTATTCTGGATGCATTCTGATTCTGCCCCCCCAATTATGTTTTACACTCCCCTGTTTGAAGGGCAGGCACTGCCGCTTTTCAAACTATTACTGATACTGCAATAAGCTGAAGCCTGAGCCGTGATGTTCCCGATCTGTAACGGCTAAGGAAAGGGGATGTTTGTATTTATTCAGCGAGTCAGTCATTCCCGCCCGGTTCACGTATCATTTATGGTGACATCATCTCCTTACTTGCCCAAACTTTGCTAGATCTTTTCAAGAGAAAGAAGGCATGTTTTCACACTCAagtctgtgatatttaagaaagaacacaaaacaaacaaaaaataatcgaGGAGGCTTTCAAATTGCCTCTTGCAAATTGAGAATTGGTAACAGAGAAAGGAACAAACAGCATTGCCTTGCAGTTCATTTTTAACTGGATAGTCCCATTAGAAGgacttgttttcagttttatgaatgagttctgaatttttctaaactttctaaactgaattttttttctgtcataccAGTGTTTTGCACCTGTATTTGACTAATTCCAATTAAGTTAGTCCTGGTTTTTGAGTTGTAacatttgccttcattttttaCAAAACTTGGATACATACACTAATGTGAAAAATTAAGCTGTGTGCTGTTACATAATAGGAGTTTCTACgttaattttgaaaaacaatccTTTATATCTTATTAGGAACGGCTTAGAAATAGAGGTCTTCtcattctctgattctgtgatacGGTAAAACAGTAACTATGTGTGTTTGGATAGGTGTGTTTGTACTTTGTCAAAGGTCGTTTCA
The Harpia harpyja isolate bHarHar1 chromosome 19, bHarHar1 primary haplotype, whole genome shotgun sequence DNA segment above includes these coding regions:
- the ZBTB6 gene encoding zinc finger and BTB domain-containing protein 6 — its product is MAGDSEVLHFQFEQQGDAVLQKMNLLRQQNLFCDVSIYINDTEFQGHKVIFAACSTFMRDQFLLNQSKQVRITILQSAEVGRKLLLSCYTGALEVKKKELLKYLTAASYLQMVHIVEKCTEALSKYLEIDASMENGNQAAERCHSSDAELRNGDEVLEKDCEIIEISEDSPVNVEYPVKQEKGEISRPAVQSLISERKEAKTPEISTVEIGYKDDEICIFRMDSMSVANVENDHFPQPCTSSKTNLYFPETQHSLINSTVESRNTEMSGNHFQAFVSDNPEGTSSLMNGFQSLDDSGNSWRHQCPKCPRGFLHLENYLRHLKMHKLFLCLQCGKTFTQKKNLNRHIRGHMGIRPFQCMVCLKTFTAKSTLQDHLNIHSGDRPYKCHCCDMDFKHKSALKKHLTSVHGRSSSEKPNLNAITKVKIDYD